A region of Candidatus Neomarinimicrobiota bacterium DNA encodes the following proteins:
- a CDS encoding purine-nucleoside phosphorylase produces the protein MNQATLNKYLSESESFITERFGETDPEIGIILGSGLGPFADNIDLKHSIDTTEIPHYPASTVPGHKGRLVYGILEGIEILALQGRVHSYEGYEQWQVTYPARLLGALGIKSLIVTNSSGASNPEYEPGSFMLIEDHLNYLFREPLEPWERNGKEVNSPYEKEFIRLAKEVSERTGIRLETGVLSANLGPSYETPAEVDFQRKMGSDSASMSTLPEVTVAHYLGIKVLGLSVLTNYAAGLSKVPLTHEEVTDMAEAVSEKFSKLVTEIIKEIHSRN, from the coding sequence TTGAACCAGGCGACTTTAAATAAATATCTATCGGAATCAGAGTCGTTTATAACTGAACGATTTGGCGAAACAGATCCCGAGATCGGGATTATACTCGGTTCGGGTTTGGGTCCTTTCGCAGATAACATAGACTTGAAACATTCTATCGACACTACCGAAATACCTCATTACCCCGCCTCTACGGTCCCCGGTCACAAGGGAAGATTAGTTTACGGCATTCTCGAAGGGATTGAAATCCTCGCCTTGCAGGGGCGCGTGCACAGCTATGAGGGTTACGAACAGTGGCAGGTGACTTACCCCGCCAGACTGCTCGGCGCTTTGGGAATTAAATCTCTGATCGTAACGAATTCTTCCGGCGCCTCTAATCCGGAATATGAACCGGGAAGTTTTATGTTGATAGAAGATCATCTCAATTATCTTTTCCGCGAGCCTCTTGAACCCTGGGAGCGGAACGGCAAGGAAGTAAATTCGCCCTACGAAAAAGAATTTATACGGTTAGCGAAAGAAGTATCGGAACGCACAGGTATCCGTTTGGAGACAGGCGTCCTCTCGGCAAATCTCGGACCCTCCTACGAAACTCCTGCGGAAGTCGACTTCCAAAGAAAAATGGGAAGTGATTCCGCTTCCATGAGCACTCTGCCTGAGGTAACGGTAGCGCATTACCTCGGAATAAAAGTTCTCGGATTGTCTGTTTTAACGAATTATGCTGCCGGACTGAGTAAAGTTCCTCTAACCCATGAAGAAGTAACGGATATGGCTGAAGCCGTGTCGGAGAAATTCTCTAAGCTGGTCACCGAAATTATCAAAGAAATCCACAGCCGGAATTAA
- a CDS encoding deoxyribonuclease IV has translation MPDKPLLGAHMSISGGVYTAPARGEELGCTAIQIFTKNANRWDAKPLSEEDVSTYNEELSKTGIRSVVAHDSYLINLCSPVKDLLEKSRKAFLIEMERCELLSIPALVTHPGSHVGSGEETGIKGIAASLDWLHENFDGTTAKVALETTAGQGTNLGYTFEQIARMIELTKQPDRLVVCLDTCHVFSAGYDIRTEETYNVTIEKFDSVIGLDRLACVHLNDSKFEFEKKKDRHEGIGEGYIGLDGFKFIMNDERLKDIPKVMETPKGDDGKELDIVNLKKLRSLLN, from the coding sequence ATGCCAGATAAACCATTATTAGGAGCGCATATGTCGATTTCGGGAGGAGTATATACTGCTCCCGCCCGCGGCGAAGAACTCGGCTGCACCGCAATCCAGATTTTTACCAAAAACGCAAACCGTTGGGACGCCAAACCGCTTAGCGAAGAGGATGTTTCCACCTACAACGAAGAGTTGTCGAAGACGGGAATTCGGTCGGTTGTTGCCCATGACAGTTATCTCATCAACCTTTGCAGTCCCGTCAAAGACCTTTTAGAAAAGTCCCGTAAGGCGTTTCTGATCGAGATGGAAAGATGCGAACTTTTGAGTATTCCGGCTCTTGTAACTCATCCCGGCTCGCACGTCGGTTCCGGAGAAGAAACAGGGATAAAAGGAATCGCCGCAAGCCTCGATTGGCTGCACGAAAACTTCGACGGGACAACGGCTAAGGTCGCGCTTGAAACCACGGCGGGGCAAGGCACGAATCTTGGATACACGTTTGAGCAGATCGCTCGAATGATCGAGCTTACCAAACAGCCTGACAGGTTAGTCGTTTGCCTGGATACCTGTCATGTATTCTCGGCAGGATACGACATCCGGACGGAAGAGACTTACAATGTTACGATTGAAAAATTCGATTCCGTCATCGGGTTGGACAGGCTCGCCTGCGTTCATTTGAACGATTCAAAGTTTGAATTTGAGAAAAAGAAGGATCGCCACGAGGGGATCGGGGAGGGCTACATCGGACTCGATGGGTTTAAATTTATCATGAACGACGAGCGGCTGAAGGATATTCCGAAGGTAATGGAAACGCCGAAGGGTGACGACGGCAAAGAGCTCGATATCGTAAATCTCAAGAAACTCAGGTCGCTCCTGAATTAG
- a CDS encoding DUF1684 domain-containing protein: MSSCAKKDSDELSVFDDYSEQRTSKDQFFKNDPNSPLLEKDRTGFISLKYYDPDSDYKFTGQIQKYEEQEIVEMLTSTSELQKFYKYGYFTFNIDENEYSLQLYKAVDASGHDPYYFIPFKDLTNGSGTYPAGRYLDIPVTENDIITVDFNVAYNPYCAYSPYYSCPLPPMENHLKVRISTGEKDYKAGV; the protein is encoded by the coding sequence TTGAGTAGCTGCGCAAAAAAGGACAGTGATGAATTGAGTGTATTTGACGATTACAGCGAACAACGAACTTCTAAAGATCAGTTCTTTAAAAACGATCCGAACAGTCCGCTGTTGGAAAAGGATCGAACGGGATTTATCAGTCTTAAATATTATGATCCTGATTCGGATTACAAATTCACCGGTCAGATTCAAAAGTACGAAGAGCAGGAGATCGTCGAGATGCTCACCTCAACAAGTGAATTGCAAAAATTTTACAAATACGGATATTTCACGTTCAATATTGATGAAAACGAATACAGTTTACAGCTGTATAAAGCGGTTGACGCTTCCGGGCATGACCCTTACTATTTTATCCCGTTTAAAGATCTCACGAACGGATCCGGGACGTACCCGGCGGGGAGATACCTGGACATTCCGGTAACGGAAAATGACATCATCACGGTTGATTTCAACGTAGCCTATAATCCCTATTGTGCTTACAGCCCGTATTATTCATGCCCACTGCCGCCTATGGAGAATCATCTGAAGGTTCGCATCAGTACGGGGGAGAAGGATTACAAGGCAGGCGTTTAA
- a CDS encoding tRNA (5-methylaminomethyl-2-thiouridylate)-methyltransferase, which translates to MSDKVKAVGMLSGGLDSTLAAHIMKNMGVEIQGVNFSTGFCITDHHRKLNKDDVPVKKMQNEALRLGSDLEIPIEIIDISTEYWDILLNPKYGYGANMNPCVDCRIMMFSKAKIYMEEIGAHFVFSGEVMGQRPKSQRKPTLSVIAEQSGLEGYLLRPLSAKLLPETVPEKLGWIEREKLFDITGRTRKRQIELAEEFNVKYYPQPAGGCCTLTDEAYSDKLKDMLRDNNKQPLTPEDVILLKVGRHFRPAEGVKAIVARDEQEGRFLSGFKYGRTLLETENFGGPVTLVSGDVSDRLLTDIARLTARYGQGRSADRVTIKMTSNGDSSNIEVEPFAIDEPKLEEWRV; encoded by the coding sequence ATGTCAGATAAGGTAAAAGCAGTCGGGATGCTCTCCGGCGGACTGGATAGTACGCTCGCCGCACATATCATGAAAAATATGGGGGTTGAGATTCAGGGGGTAAACTTCAGCACCGGATTCTGCATCACGGATCATCACAGAAAATTGAACAAGGATGACGTTCCGGTTAAGAAGATGCAAAACGAAGCGCTGCGTTTGGGTTCGGACCTTGAGATACCCATCGAGATAATAGATATATCAACCGAGTATTGGGATATACTTCTGAACCCTAAATACGGTTACGGCGCTAATATGAACCCATGCGTCGACTGCCGTATCATGATGTTCTCAAAGGCAAAAATTTATATGGAGGAGATAGGCGCTCACTTCGTTTTTTCGGGCGAAGTAATGGGACAGCGTCCGAAATCGCAGAGAAAACCGACTCTGTCGGTTATCGCCGAGCAATCCGGTTTGGAAGGCTACCTCCTCAGACCGCTCTCAGCGAAGCTTCTGCCGGAGACAGTGCCGGAGAAGCTCGGCTGGATCGAGAGGGAAAAGCTTTTCGACATAACGGGGAGGACGAGGAAGCGTCAGATAGAGCTGGCGGAGGAGTTCAACGTCAAATATTATCCCCAACCCGCAGGCGGATGCTGTACACTCACAGACGAAGCTTATTCGGATAAACTCAAGGACATGCTCAGGGATAACAACAAACAGCCGTTAACGCCTGAAGACGTTATCCTTCTCAAGGTCGGAAGGCACTTCAGACCCGCCGAGGGAGTCAAGGCGATTGTTGCGCGGGACGAACAGGAGGGCAGGTTCCTTTCGGGATTCAAATACGGACGCACACTTCTCGAGACCGAGAACTTCGGAGGTCCGGTTACGCTTGTTTCCGGCGATGTCTCCGACCGGCTTCTAACCGATATTGCGCGGTTGACTGCAAGATACGGGCAGGGCAGGAGCGCTGATAGAGTGACTATCAAAATGACTTCTAACGGAGATTCTTCGAACATTGAAGTCGAACCGTTCGCAATAGACGAACCGAAGCTGGAAGAGTGGCGGGTATAA